A region from the Bacteroidota bacterium genome encodes:
- a CDS encoding ABC transporter permease has protein sequence MNLSLFIARRYLISKKSHNAINIISAVSIGGICIGTMALIIVLSGFNGLSDLVKSLYNSFNADIRITHKQGKMFQLNDLDIRRLKKMKGVRFYTEVLEENALLKYNDQQCLASIRGVSDDYQEMSRFDTLVKEGNFILKSGPQNMAVIGKGISYLLNVGPGELLTPVSVYAPIRGISTSLNPEDGFNKQHIYVSGVFSINDDFDYKYVLVPIDFARRVFDYTNEVSAVELGLSSGVNAELIKQQISDMLGKKFVVKNKYEQNELLFKTLKSEKLWTFIILVFIMVVATFNVIGSLTMLIIEKKKDIGILWNMGADLGLIQKIFLIEGTLITLIGIFSGLLLGTLICLGQQQFSWVTFNESFVVSAYPVKMLAIDYIVVFAVVLFIGLLAAWYPVKLFTRRYFAVFQTA, from the coding sequence TTGAATTTATCTCTCTTCATAGCCAGGCGATATCTTATTTCCAAAAAATCGCATAATGCCATTAACATAATTTCGGCTGTGTCGATAGGTGGCATCTGTATCGGAACTATGGCACTTATTATTGTGCTTTCGGGTTTCAATGGGCTTTCTGACCTTGTTAAATCACTTTATAATTCTTTCAATGCCGATATCCGTATCACGCATAAACAAGGGAAGATGTTTCAGCTGAACGATCTTGATATCCGGCGGCTGAAAAAAATGAAAGGTGTTCGTTTTTATACCGAAGTACTCGAGGAAAATGCTTTGTTAAAATATAACGATCAGCAATGCCTGGCATCGATAAGAGGTGTAAGTGACGACTATCAGGAAATGTCGCGTTTTGATACGCTTGTCAAGGAAGGTAATTTTATTTTGAAAAGCGGACCGCAAAATATGGCTGTTATCGGGAAAGGGATCAGCTACCTGCTCAATGTGGGGCCGGGGGAATTGCTCACTCCCGTTTCAGTATACGCGCCTATACGCGGAATAAGCACCTCTTTGAACCCTGAAGATGGTTTTAACAAACAGCATATCTATGTCTCAGGTGTTTTTAGCATTAATGATGATTTTGATTATAAGTACGTACTTGTTCCAATTGATTTCGCCCGCAGGGTATTTGATTATACGAATGAAGTAAGTGCTGTTGAATTGGGGCTCAGTTCCGGCGTGAATGCTGAATTAATTAAACAACAGATCAGCGACATGTTAGGAAAAAAATTTGTGGTGAAAAATAAATACGAACAAAATGAGCTGTTGTTTAAAACATTAAAATCCGAAAAGCTATGGACCTTCATCATACTTGTATTTATTATGGTTGTGGCCACATTTAACGTGATAGGTTCACTCACTATGCTCATCATTGAAAAGAAAAAGGATATTGGTATTTTATGGAATATGGGTGCCGATCTTGGACTGATCCAAAAAATATTTTTAATTGAGGGTACGCTTATAACATTGATCGGAATATTCAGCGGCTTGCTGCTGGGTACGCTTATTTGTTTGGGACAACAGCAATTTTCCTGGGTAACATTCAACGAATCATTTGTTGTGTCGGCTTATCCGGTAAAAATGCTGGCGATCGATTATATAGTGGTGTTCG